Genomic segment of Ignavibacteriales bacterium:
TTTCACCTGATTATGTTCTTGTTCTTCCCGTGACTGACCGGAATACAATTTTACTTTTTCATCAGATAAAATACGCTGTCGATGGGACTTCCCTTGCTCCCATTGGCGGATATCTTGAGCCAGGGGAAGATGCGCTTGCTGCAGCACAGCGAGAGCTGCGGGAAGAGATGGGTTGCGAGGCTTTACAATGGATCCCTTTAGGCAGCTTTCCCGTGAACGGTAATCACGGTGGAGGCAAAGGGCATCTCTTCATTGCGCTTGATACGCACAAGGTGGGGGAGCCGATTATAGACGATCTAGAAGAGATGGAGCTTGTAGAATTCACAATCGAAGAAGTCGAACAAAAATTATTTCAAGGTGACGTCAAGGTGCAGGGCTGGGTTACAATAGTTGCTATGGGATTGCTCTATTTGAAGCGAATGCAGCGTTCTGACTTTTTCTGATGCGATAAATAATACAGAACAGAAACGCCTGATATATTTGAAGTTAGGAGTAAAAAGGTGAAGAGAAGGAGAAAATGATATAGATTGATTTTGTAAATCAGCATTTTTTTTGTACACTATGTGAGTTTACTACAGGGATGTTATCAAGATGATCAACGCTCAACAAAAAGAAAAAAGAATTCTCATTATAGAAGATGATCATGTGTATCGATCAGTACTGATGTCAACATTGCGCAGGGCGGGATTTAATTGTTCCTTCTGTATCGATGGGGATTCGGCAATCAAGAAACTCTTGCAGGAAAGGTTCGATATCATGATCTGTGACTACCTTCTGCCTGGTACCAATGGAATTGCGATTATTCGATCGGCGCGCAACCAAGGCATTGACATTCCCGCATTGCTCATAACAAATTATCCTTCGGAATTATTACAGGTCAGCAACAAAGCGCTCGGGCGCACAAAAATTATGGATAAAGTATCATTCCCTCCAGATGATATGCCTAAAATTGTTCAGGGAATGCTGAACGTTTGATGCATCCCATCGTTTCAGGGATTTTTCACTATCGATTCTCCTCACCCCGTGAAGAAAATGTATTGCAAGGATAGTGAGAAACACGTTATGTAAAGTTTCTTTCATCTCTTCATAAACCCTTCATTTTAAATTATTTTACGCTCCATTGCTCCTCTCGGAAGATTTCGGTATTATTGCACAGCAAACTTTTTCCTTCGACATTTTCGGTTCTTACTCAATGGCACATCAACGCTGGTTTGTTTCTGCAATCATATTCTGTGTAAGTGCGATTTCACTACTTCAAGCGCAATCATCAAGTGAAACAAAATTCGTTTCCAAGGTTTCACAAAAACGCCTTCAACAAACCGTACGCGATTTGGTGAAATGCGGTAATCGGCTTGGCGGAACAAAATCAGGGGACAAAGCAGCGTCGTTTGTGTTCAATAAATTTAAAAGTTATGGTTTCAAACCGGATATGGTGAGAGATCCTCAAAAGCTTGTGTACTCCAACGATGACTGGGATTTGAGAATTGAACAGCCGGAACGACTCAGCGGGCTTATTCAACATGAATGGCTTGCAGGATATTCGCCTTCTGCAAAGCAGGATA
This window contains:
- a CDS encoding NUDIX hydrolase; translated protein: MHQWKTLEKTTILDFNKFLRIEQHTIELPDGKVIKDWPWIISPDYVLVLPVTDRNTILLFHQIKYAVDGTSLAPIGGYLEPGEDALAAAQRELREEMGCEALQWIPLGSFPVNGNHGGGKGHLFIALDTHKVGEPIIDDLEEMELVEFTIEEVEQKLFQGDVKVQGWVTIVAMGLLYLKRMQRSDFF
- a CDS encoding response regulator encodes the protein MINAQQKEKRILIIEDDHVYRSVLMSTLRRAGFNCSFCIDGDSAIKKLLQERFDIMICDYLLPGTNGIAIIRSARNQGIDIPALLITNYPSELLQVSNKALGRTKIMDKVSFPPDDMPKIVQGMLNV